A window of the Nitrosococcus wardiae genome harbors these coding sequences:
- a CDS encoding nucleotidyltransferase, giving the protein MPRFSEDTLSNWTKPPSDSEETKLSNSERMIRKAINEDPVLSDKSTEVFGQGSYANDTNVRLNSDIDINVRYTGGFYFNLPEGISREDFGLTSPSEYSLNEFKNDVYTALVRKFGTDSVQRKNKCLTVLGNSYRVETDVVPTWNYRRYNKSGGYVLGAKLKADSGESVVNYPKQHIENGKQKNSETNRRFERLTRIYRKLRYKMIDDGFPVGDSITSFLLECLVWNVSNSILNGSDTWQERLKGSIVHLYEHTKDEDKCDEWDEVSELLYLFRGNRKWAKSDVNKFLVDAWNYLGY; this is encoded by the coding sequence ATGCCACGATTCAGCGAAGATACCCTATCAAATTGGACTAAACCACCAAGCGACTCTGAAGAAACCAAGCTATCTAATTCGGAGCGCATGATTAGAAAAGCAATTAATGAGGATCCGGTCCTTTCAGACAAGAGCACCGAAGTATTTGGTCAGGGGTCTTATGCGAATGACACTAATGTCCGTTTGAATAGCGATATTGATATAAACGTTAGATACACTGGCGGCTTCTATTTTAACCTTCCTGAAGGAATCTCTAGAGAGGATTTTGGCCTTACTAGCCCTAGTGAATATTCACTCAACGAGTTTAAAAACGATGTTTATACAGCGCTCGTTAGGAAATTTGGAACTGACTCAGTACAAAGGAAAAATAAATGTTTAACAGTTTTGGGTAATTCATATCGCGTGGAAACTGATGTTGTCCCAACATGGAACTACCGACGTTATAACAAGAGTGGCGGCTACGTTCTTGGGGCAAAATTGAAGGCGGATTCTGGCGAGTCGGTTGTGAATTATCCAAAACAACATATAGAAAATGGAAAACAAAAGAACTCTGAGACAAACCGAAGGTTCGAGAGATTAACAAGAATTTACCGAAAGCTCCGTTACAAAATGATTGATGATGGGTTCCCGGTTGGCGATTCGATCACGTCATTCTTGCTGGAGTGTTTAGTATGGAATGTGTCGAACAGCATACTTAATGGTAGCGATACTTGGCAGGAGCGCTTGAAAGGTTCAATTGTGCATCTTTATGAGCATACTAAAGATGAAGATAAGTGTGATGAATGGGATGAGGTGTCTGAGCTGTTGTACCTTTTCCGAGGAAATAGAAAATGGGCAAAAAGTGACGTTAATAAATTTTTGGTAGACGCATGGAACTATCTGGGGTATTAA
- a CDS encoding ion transporter, with translation MSDEGTNENPDAKSTDAEELKRERSELLQRLESWLETPMLVLAFVWLALLIVELVRGESLLFYFLGTTIWVIFIIDFAVKLVLAPDKLVYLKGNWLTAISLLLPALRIFRVFRAFRLLRLARAGRGLRLVRVLSSMNRGMKALGASLSRRGFGYVIALTVLVTFAGAAGMYAFENEAPGGPNSYGESLWWTAMIMTTMGSEYWPQTVEGRVLCVFLALYAFGVFGYVTAALATFFVGRDADNSDAEVAGTKQLAAVRDEVSALRDEIRALSRQPPEL, from the coding sequence ATGAGTGACGAGGGCACGAACGAAAATCCTGACGCGAAATCCACGGACGCGGAGGAGCTGAAACGGGAGCGATCCGAGCTGCTCCAGCGGTTGGAGAGCTGGCTGGAAACGCCGATGCTAGTTCTCGCGTTCGTGTGGCTGGCGCTATTGATAGTGGAGCTGGTTCGGGGCGAGAGTCTGCTGTTCTATTTTCTCGGCACGACTATATGGGTCATCTTCATTATCGATTTCGCTGTGAAGTTGGTCCTGGCCCCGGACAAGCTCGTTTACCTCAAGGGTAACTGGCTGACCGCCATTTCGCTGCTGCTCCCAGCGCTGCGGATCTTCCGCGTATTCCGCGCGTTTCGCCTGCTCCGCTTGGCCAGGGCTGGGCGGGGGTTGCGGTTGGTCCGCGTCCTCAGTTCGATGAACCGCGGGATGAAGGCGCTGGGCGCGAGCCTGAGCCGACGGGGCTTCGGATATGTAATCGCCCTCACAGTGCTGGTCACGTTCGCCGGCGCGGCCGGGATGTACGCTTTCGAGAACGAGGCGCCAGGCGGCCCGAACAGCTACGGCGAGTCGCTGTGGTGGACCGCCATGATCATGACAACGATGGGCTCGGAGTACTGGCCGCAGACGGTCGAGGGGCGTGTACTGTGCGTCTTTCTGGCCCTGTACGCCTTCGGTGTCTTCGGCTACGTGACAGCGGCGCTCGCCACCTTCTTCGTCGGCCGCGACGCCGATAATAGCGACGCCGAAGTGGCAGGGACCAAACAACTGGCCGCGGTCCGGGATGAGGTGAGCGCCTTACGCGATGAGATTCGCGCCCTATCGCGACAACCGCCGGAGTTGTGA
- a CDS encoding type II toxin-antitoxin system RelE family toxin, whose protein sequence is MAWRIELSGLAQKNLHGLDKQIAERILRFLNDRIAKLDDPRSIGDPLKGAKLGEFWKYRVGDYRIIAEDKIWPLYDPFTRPFLLSNSMMAQ, encoded by the coding sequence ATGGCCTGGCGGATTGAGTTGTCGGGACTGGCGCAAAAAAACCTGCACGGACTGGATAAACAGATAGCGGAGCGAATCCTACGCTTTTTGAATGATCGGATCGCCAAGCTGGACGACCCGCGCAGTATCGGCGATCCCCTCAAGGGCGCGAAGCTGGGCGAGTTCTGGAAATACCGTGTCGGTGATTATCGTATTATCGCCGAAGACAAGATCTGGCCCCTTTATGACCCCTTTACTCGTCCGTTTCTTCTGAGTAATAGCATGATGGCTCAATGA
- the relB gene encoding type II toxin-antitoxin system RelB family antitoxin has product MLAIRLPKEIEERLEALAAATGRTKTFYARQAILEYIDDLEDVYLAERELEEVRAGRSIPVPLEDVMKQYGLAD; this is encoded by the coding sequence ATGTTGGCTATCCGACTCCCCAAGGAGATAGAGGAACGTCTGGAAGCGTTGGCCGCTGCTACCGGGCGCACCAAAACCTTTTACGCCCGCCAAGCCATTCTGGAGTACATTGACGATCTGGAAGACGTGTACTTGGCCGAGCGTGAGCTAGAAGAAGTTCGTGCGGGTCGCAGCATCCCCGTGCCTCTGGAAGACGTCATGAAGCAATATGGCCTGGCGGATTGA
- a CDS encoding Txe/YoeB family addiction module toxin, protein MRSLVFEGNTWTAYEDLRGRDKKLHKALRNILKEMLRDDPTTGIGKPEPLKHSLSGLWSRRLSQKDRIVYKFDDKYIYIFAIGGHYDQF, encoded by the coding sequence ATGAGATCACTGGTATTTGAAGGCAATACATGGACGGCTTACGAAGACTTGCGGGGGCGCGATAAAAAATTACATAAAGCGTTGCGTAACATACTAAAAGAAATGCTGCGCGATGACCCCACTACGGGAATTGGAAAGCCTGAACCGTTGAAACATAGCCTCTCCGGCCTTTGGTCCCGGCGCCTTAGCCAAAAAGACCGCATCGTGTACAAGTTCGATGATAAATACATCTATATTTTCGCGATCGGAGGTCACTACGACCAGTTTTGA
- a CDS encoding type II toxin-antitoxin system Phd/YefM family antitoxin codes for MDSVSVNKFRDNLKSLVERVVSRHVPLKVTRRGGSDFVVVSADDWEREQETLFILQNNDLMRQIANSLRTHEKGTGYKPSTEEMDEITGI; via the coding sequence ATGGACAGCGTAAGCGTAAATAAGTTTAGAGATAACCTGAAAAGCCTTGTTGAACGGGTGGTCAGCAGACATGTGCCGCTGAAAGTAACACGCCGAGGTGGCAGTGATTTTGTTGTTGTGAGTGCCGATGACTGGGAGCGTGAACAGGAAACGTTATTTATTTTGCAGAACAATGACTTAATGCGGCAAATAGCGAATTCGTTGCGTACACACGAGAAGGGAACAGGATACAAGCCTTCAACCGAGGAGATGGATGAGATCACTGGTATTTGA
- a CDS encoding type II toxin-antitoxin system RelE/ParE family toxin: MIRSFKHKGLERFFLKGTKSGIQAKHAVRLRLILGRLNAATNPQDMNLPGLKLHELSGRRKGFWSAWVSGNWRVTFRFEGMDAEAIDYEDYH; encoded by the coding sequence ATGATACGTAGCTTCAAGCACAAAGGCCTTGAGAGGTTCTTCCTGAAAGGAACCAAGTCAGGAATCCAGGCTAAACATGCCGTCCGATTGAGGCTGATACTCGGCCGGCTGAATGCTGCTACTAACCCCCAGGACATGAACCTTCCTGGGCTCAAACTACATGAGCTAAGTGGTCGGCGTAAAGGATTCTGGTCAGCTTGGGTTAGTGGTAACTGGCGTGTGACATTTCGTTTTGAGGGAATGGATGCTGAAGCTATTGATTATGAAGATTATCATTGA
- a CDS encoding HigA family addiction module antitoxin, whose product MKMHNPPHPGEVLRELCIEPMGLSITETAEALGVSRKTLSAILNGHAGISPEMAVRLSLAFGTSSESWLNQQSQYDLWEAEKKRKSLKVRKLSAT is encoded by the coding sequence ATGAAGATGCACAACCCACCCCATCCCGGTGAAGTACTCAGGGAACTATGCATCGAGCCAATGGGGTTGAGTATTACTGAGACTGCCGAAGCGCTTGGTGTTAGCAGGAAGACTTTGTCTGCTATCTTGAATGGCCATGCAGGCATTAGTCCTGAAATGGCGGTTCGTCTTTCTTTGGCATTTGGAACGTCTTCCGAGAGCTGGCTGAATCAGCAATCCCAATATGATCTATGGGAAGCCGAGAAAAAGCGCAAGTCACTAAAAGTGAGGAAGTTGTCAGCAACCTAA
- a CDS encoding group II intron maturase-specific domain-containing protein codes for MGDESIKVIRSKKIRLYPTTAQKNLFRRWFGVSRRIYNTTVEHLATPGTAQGSPISPLLSNILLDDLDKELERRAHHFCRYADDANVYVKSRRAGERVMASLTHFLEGRLRLKVNRAKSAVDRPWNRTFLGYTVTHHRLPRLKPAPASVKQAKDRIRQITQQGRGRHIRQVIKEINEFTRGWVGYFRLASIKAAFEQLAQWLRRRLRKILWEQWRKPKTRRRKLIALGVDATRARKAAATGLGAWWNAGASHMHAAVTIRLLSQWGLRGLRDQLYGWQRCT; via the coding sequence ATGGGCGATGAAAGTATAAAAGTAATCAGGTCGAAGAAGATCCGGCTCTATCCTACTACAGCGCAGAAGAACTTGTTCAGGCGTTGGTTCGGCGTATCGAGAAGGATTTACAACACGACGGTCGAACACTTAGCTACTCCAGGGACCGCTCAGGGCTCACCGATTTCACCCCTATTATCGAATATCCTACTGGATGATCTGGATAAGGAACTCGAACGCAGAGCTCACCACTTCTGTCGCTATGCCGATGACGCTAATGTCTACGTCAAAAGCCGGCGTGCGGGAGAACGGGTGATGGCGTCACTAACGCACTTCCTGGAAGGCCGCTTGCGTTTGAAGGTAAATCGAGCCAAAAGTGCGGTAGACCGGCCCTGGAACCGGACGTTTCTGGGCTATACGGTGACCCACCATCGCCTACCGCGATTGAAACCCGCCCCGGCGTCCGTCAAACAGGCCAAGGATCGGATACGACAGATCACCCAGCAGGGACGAGGACGTCATATTCGCCAGGTCATTAAGGAAATTAACGAGTTTACCCGCGGATGGGTGGGCTACTTTCGGCTGGCCAGCATCAAAGCCGCTTTCGAGCAGCTGGCTCAATGGTTGCGCCGCCGGCTCCGTAAAATCTTATGGGAGCAGTGGCGTAAACCCAAGACTCGGCGTCGGAAGTTAATCGCGCTCGGGGTCGATGCGACGCGGGCACGCAAAGCGGCGGCCACCGGCCTTGGGGCCTGGTGGAACGCCGGGGCTTCGCACATGCATGCCGCAGTGACCATTCGGTTGCTGTCACAGTGGGGGCTCCGTGGTCTGCGGGATCAGCTATACGGTTGGCAGCGGTGCACTTGA
- a CDS encoding IS607 family transposase, with protein sequence MAFSFTGQLTKQTAVAYARVSSKGQKPDLERQVEYLSEYASEVVRDVGNGLNYKRKGLRAFLERAVCGERLKIVVASRDRIARFGWELVDFIVQKPGGEIVVLDQRVGSAEEELTQDLLHILHVFSCRMYGR encoded by the coding sequence ATCGCCTTCTCCTTCACTGGACAACTCACTAAACAAACAGCCGTCGCCTACGCTCGGGTCAGCTCAAAAGGGCAAAAGCCGGACTTAGAGCGCCAGGTGGAATATCTAAGCGAATACGCAAGCGAGGTGGTGCGTGATGTCGGCAATGGTCTCAACTATAAACGAAAAGGCTTACGCGCCTTCCTGGAACGCGCAGTATGCGGAGAGCGTCTCAAAATTGTGGTTGCCTCACGAGACCGTATTGCACGGTTTGGCTGGGAACTCGTGGACTTTATCGTCCAAAAACCCGGCGGTGAAATCGTGGTTCTCGATCAACGTGTGGGAAGCGCAGAAGAAGAGCTCACCCAAGACCTCTTGCATATCCTCCACGTTTTCTCTTGCCGAATGTATGGGCGATGA
- a CDS encoding YchJ family protein → MWQANNMQDEETDLDQTTKCICDSGMAYEECCGLYLSGEKYTPTAEALMRSRFTAFAIKDEAYILETWDPAKRPPKVDFPKTPIEWNRLEIVEKKKGGNKDTKGIVEFKAYYLLDNEEYVVNEISRFRKEQGRWYYLDGAVKSIAKVGQQTNTGKNAPCPCGSGKKYKRCCGKAKS, encoded by the coding sequence ATGTGGCAAGCTAATAATATGCAGGATGAGGAAACCGATTTGGATCAAACGACAAAGTGTATCTGCGACTCCGGTATGGCCTATGAGGAATGCTGTGGGCTTTATCTCTCTGGTGAAAAATATACGCCGACGGCAGAAGCGCTGATGCGTTCCCGCTTCACGGCATTTGCCATAAAAGACGAAGCCTATATACTGGAGACTTGGGATCCGGCAAAGCGCCCCCCCAAGGTGGATTTTCCCAAAACTCCGATTGAATGGAATCGCCTAGAGATTGTGGAAAAGAAAAAAGGGGGAAATAAAGACACCAAAGGAATCGTTGAATTTAAAGCCTATTACTTATTAGACAACGAAGAATATGTGGTGAATGAAATCAGCCGTTTTCGCAAAGAACAGGGACGCTGGTATTATCTGGATGGTGCAGTCAAATCCATCGCCAAGGTAGGCCAACAAACTAATACGGGAAAAAATGCACCCTGTCCCTGTGGAAGCGGGAAAAAATACAAGCGTTGCTGTGGAAAAGCTAAATCCTAA
- a CDS encoding YajD family HNH nuclease, whose protein sequence is MKKARSSNRLDEVVAEAQRNRAKREQGYREKALRMYPWICGRCRREFTRATVHELTVHHRDHNHDNNPSDGSNWELLCLYCHDNEHARFLDGEGTMDSVSSGGGSSPAAYKPFAELGELLKRKE, encoded by the coding sequence ATGAAGAAAGCTCGATCTAGTAATAGGTTGGATGAGGTGGTTGCTGAAGCCCAGCGTAATCGTGCAAAGCGTGAGCAAGGCTACAGAGAGAAAGCGCTTCGAATGTACCCTTGGATTTGCGGCCGCTGCAGGCGGGAATTCACTCGTGCTACTGTGCATGAGCTTACGGTTCATCATCGAGACCATAATCATGACAACAATCCCTCTGACGGCAGTAACTGGGAACTGCTTTGCTTGTACTGCCACGACAACGAGCATGCGCGGTTTCTGGACGGGGAGGGCACTATGGACTCGGTTTCAAGCGGTGGGGGAAGCTCGCCTGCCGCTTACAAGCCATTCGCGGAGCTTGGGGAATTACTGAAAAGGAAAGAGTAA
- a CDS encoding DJ-1/PfpI family protein, with product MSAKKILMLVGDFVEDYEVMVPFQALQMVGHEVHAVCPGKKAGEKVRTAIHDFEGDQTYSEKLGHNFTVNADFDEIQAEAYDALVIPGGRAPEYIRLNERVLAIVRHFGSANKPIASVCHGAQLLVAAQVVEGKSCSAYPSIAPDVALAGGEFIKLAMDQAHVDGNLVTAPAWPAHADWLAKLLQLLGTRIEL from the coding sequence ATGAGTGCCAAGAAGATCCTGATGCTAGTAGGCGATTTTGTAGAAGACTACGAGGTTATGGTTCCTTTTCAGGCGTTGCAAATGGTGGGCCATGAGGTGCATGCCGTTTGCCCCGGGAAAAAAGCAGGAGAGAAGGTACGGACCGCCATTCATGATTTTGAAGGTGATCAGACCTATAGCGAGAAACTAGGCCATAACTTTACCGTCAATGCTGACTTTGATGAGATCCAAGCCGAAGCCTATGATGCTTTGGTTATCCCTGGCGGACGGGCACCGGAATACATTCGCTTGAACGAGCGAGTGCTTGCAATAGTGCGCCACTTTGGGAGTGCCAACAAACCGATTGCCTCTGTCTGCCATGGGGCACAGCTTTTAGTGGCGGCCCAGGTAGTGGAAGGGAAAAGCTGCTCTGCCTATCCTTCGATAGCCCCCGATGTGGCCCTTGCAGGAGGGGAATTTATCAAGCTTGCAATGGATCAAGCCCACGTGGATGGCAACCTTGTCACCGCGCCTGCCTGGCCAGCCCATGCGGATTGGTTAGCGAAGCTGCTCCAACTGCTCGGGACTCGGATTGAACTATAG
- a CDS encoding cupin domain-containing protein — MMLTPIRLSFYFTIVFFLLFGFCSFAIAAQDQNKPSPKPLLERTVTLPSKDVKVVVKHMRFPVGFKTPEHTHEGPGPRYIIKGTVKIMEGGETHTYQAGEVFWESGLPMTAENVGTGEAEVVVFELIPTK; from the coding sequence ATGATGCTCACACCAATTCGGTTGTCCTTTTACTTTACTATCGTGTTTTTCCTTCTTTTCGGTTTCTGCTCATTTGCCATTGCCGCTCAAGACCAGAACAAACCTTCCCCCAAGCCCTTGTTGGAGCGAACGGTAACGCTTCCATCAAAAGATGTCAAAGTCGTAGTTAAGCATATGCGATTCCCGGTTGGTTTCAAGACTCCGGAACATACCCATGAAGGTCCTGGACCACGGTATATTATCAAGGGCACAGTCAAAATCATGGAAGGAGGGGAAACCCATACCTACCAGGCAGGCGAAGTTTTCTGGGAATCCGGTCTCCCCATGACGGCGGAAAATGTCGGAACAGGGGAGGCTGAAGTGGTTGTTTTCGAACTTATCCCTACGAAATAA
- a CDS encoding NAD(P)H-binding protein, producing the protein MKILVTGADGFIGQHLVTALLAQGHPIVGAVRHPECFARLFPAVECISVDFIQDQNPEDWLPRLTGIQGVVNTVGIFTEQGTQTFEAIHTTAPRALFTACAQMGVQRVIQISALGADSQAHSRFHLSKRAADDYLASLDLEWVVALPSLVFGPGGQSASLFTMLAAMPLLVVPGKGHQQVQPIYLDDLVTAIITLLAPNAPTRCRIPLVGPQPVSLREFLTNLRRALGLPPTVVLSMPMGLVHAAAPVAERLNLPLLSREALEMLERGNTASLEAIKGLLGRSPRGIGEFIPPLWQAAVRRSARLAWLRPLLRLALAFVWLIAGVVSLGIYPVEQSYALLAATGITGMLAPIALYGASLLDIVLGVATLTLNRARWLWRVQIGVILVYSTIITWYLPEFWAHPFGPLAKNIPILALLVALLVTEE; encoded by the coding sequence ATGAAGATCTTGGTCACAGGGGCAGATGGATTTATTGGCCAGCACTTAGTTACTGCGCTGCTTGCCCAGGGACACCCAATCGTAGGGGCAGTACGCCACCCTGAATGCTTTGCTCGCCTATTCCCCGCCGTTGAATGTATATCTGTTGATTTTATACAGGACCAGAACCCAGAGGACTGGCTGCCGCGATTAACAGGTATCCAGGGGGTGGTCAATACGGTCGGCATTTTCACCGAGCAAGGCACCCAAACCTTCGAGGCAATCCATACCACAGCGCCACGGGCCTTGTTCACCGCCTGCGCCCAAATGGGCGTCCAGCGGGTGATCCAAATTTCCGCCCTCGGCGCTGATTCCCAAGCCCACAGCCGCTTTCATCTCAGCAAGCGGGCGGCCGACGATTATCTCGCTTCCCTCGACCTTGAGTGGGTAGTTGCTCTGCCTTCCCTGGTATTCGGCCCTGGTGGTCAAAGCGCTTCCCTCTTCACGATGCTGGCGGCCATGCCCTTATTAGTCGTCCCTGGTAAAGGCCATCAACAGGTACAGCCGATCTATTTAGACGATCTGGTGACAGCCATCATCACTCTGCTCGCACCCAATGCCCCCACCCGCTGCCGAATCCCTCTGGTGGGTCCCCAGCCCGTTTCCCTTCGTGAGTTCCTCACGAACCTGCGCCGCGCCCTGGGGTTGCCCCCTACGGTGGTATTATCGATGCCTATGGGGCTGGTACACGCGGCCGCGCCGGTGGCTGAGCGACTGAACCTGCCGCTGCTATCGCGGGAAGCACTGGAGATGCTCGAACGGGGCAATACGGCCTCTTTGGAAGCCATCAAGGGTCTGCTGGGCCGCTCGCCCCGTGGGATTGGCGAGTTCATCCCGCCTTTGTGGCAAGCCGCTGTCCGCCGTTCGGCACGCCTCGCCTGGCTGCGGCCACTGCTGCGGCTCGCCCTAGCCTTCGTATGGCTGATTGCCGGCGTGGTCTCGCTAGGCATTTATCCCGTGGAGCAAAGCTACGCCCTGCTGGCGGCTACCGGCATTACCGGCATGCTGGCACCCATTGCCCTCTATGGTGCCTCACTGCTTGATATTGTCCTGGGAGTGGCCACCCTCACCCTGAACCGAGCCCGTTGGCTTTGGCGAGTTCAGATCGGCGTGATTCTGGTCTACAGCACCATTATCACTTGGTATCTCCCCGAATTCTGGGCGCACCCTTTTGGTCCCCTGGCCAAAAATATCCCCATCCTGGCCCTGCTTGTCGCCTTACTGGTCACCGAGGAGTGA
- a CDS encoding DUF2269 family protein, whose amino-acid sequence MEYLIVKWLHILSSTLLFGTGLGSAYYMYFANRCRDPQVIAVVTRHVVWADWLFTTPTVIFQPLSGLYLAYLAGFPLLSGWIIWSFALYFLAGACWLPVLWLQLRMRDMAEAAHRHSQTLPPLYWRYGRIWLGLGIPAFIAMVIVFYLMVVKPL is encoded by the coding sequence ATGGAATACTTGATTGTCAAGTGGCTGCATATCCTGTCCTCTACCCTGCTCTTTGGGACCGGCTTGGGAAGCGCCTACTATATGTATTTCGCTAATCGTTGCAGGGACCCGCAGGTGATTGCCGTGGTCACCCGGCATGTGGTTTGGGCGGACTGGTTGTTCACTACGCCCACCGTCATTTTTCAACCTCTCTCGGGCCTTTATCTAGCCTATCTGGCGGGTTTTCCCCTACTTTCAGGCTGGATTATCTGGAGCTTTGCCCTCTATTTCCTCGCCGGCGCCTGCTGGCTCCCCGTCCTTTGGCTCCAGCTTCGTATGCGGGACATGGCTGAGGCTGCCCACCGCCACAGCCAGACGCTGCCCCCCTTGTACTGGCGTTATGGGCGCATCTGGCTCGGTCTAGGTATCCCTGCCTTCATTGCTATGGTCATCGTGTTTTATCTGATGGTCGTCAAACCTCTCTGA
- a CDS encoding SEC-C metal-binding domain-containing protein produces the protein MLEEKEVPISESRTSSATYIRATPKVGRNDPCPCGSGKKYKKSCLGK, from the coding sequence ATGCTGGAAGAAAAAGAGGTGCCCATATCAGAATCCCGTACCTCTTCTGCTACTTACATACGCGCTACCCCCAAGGTTGGCCGTAATGATCCTTGCCCCTGTGGCAGCGGCAAAAAATATAAAAAAAGCTGTTTGGGAAAATAG
- a CDS encoding LysR family transcriptional regulator, whose product MFIELRHLRTLLSLQETGSVSQAAERLHLTQSAVSHQLKALEAYFECPLFIRKSHPLRLTSAGQRLLELAAVILPQVEAAERDLARMAEGRAGRLHIAVECHSCFQWLLPSMDAFRNRWPEVEMDLSLGFNFEPLPALQRGDIDLVVTSDPLHLPDISYDSLFRFQSMLVIAPHHHLANKAWVEPADLKGEILITYPVERNRLSLYTDFLDPSGIEPAGQRTAELTLMILQLVASNRGVAALPSWAIVEEVKQGYVKALPLGQAGLWATLFAAVRTEEKDRFFMQDFIKLARETCFQDLSGILPASADQPSNHAIF is encoded by the coding sequence ATGTTTATTGAGCTTCGCCATCTCCGAACTCTACTCAGCTTGCAAGAGACCGGTAGCGTCAGCCAAGCTGCCGAGCGCTTGCATTTAACTCAATCGGCGGTCTCTCATCAACTGAAGGCTCTGGAAGCGTATTTTGAATGCCCTTTGTTCATCAGAAAAAGCCATCCGCTGCGACTGACCTCCGCCGGTCAGCGCCTGCTGGAATTGGCAGCGGTAATCCTACCCCAGGTGGAGGCAGCAGAGAGGGATCTAGCCCGCATGGCGGAGGGACGCGCGGGACGGCTGCACATTGCCGTAGAATGCCATAGCTGCTTCCAATGGCTACTGCCTTCCATGGATGCCTTTCGCAATCGCTGGCCGGAGGTAGAAATGGATCTCTCCTTGGGTTTTAATTTTGAGCCACTGCCCGCCCTGCAGCGGGGCGATATTGACCTAGTCGTCACCTCCGATCCCCTTCATCTGCCCGATATTAGTTATGATTCCCTGTTCCGGTTCCAAAGCATGCTCGTTATTGCGCCTCACCACCACTTGGCCAATAAAGCTTGGGTGGAACCGGCTGATCTGAAGGGGGAAATCCTGATTACCTACCCGGTAGAGCGGAACCGGCTGAGCCTTTATACCGATTTTCTAGACCCGTCCGGCATTGAGCCGGCAGGCCAACGGACCGCAGAATTGACCCTCATGATTCTGCAATTAGTGGCCAGCAATCGAGGAGTAGCGGCCCTCCCCAGCTGGGCCATAGTGGAAGAAGTCAAGCAAGGATACGTCAAAGCCCTCCCCCTCGGCCAAGCAGGATTGTGGGCGACCCTCTTTGCTGCCGTGCGAACGGAGGAAAAAGATCGGTTCTTCATGCAAGATTTTATTAAATTGGCGCGGGAAACCTGCTTCCAGGACTTGTCTGGAATTTTGCCCGCCTCAGCGGACCAGCCTTCTAATCACGCAATATTCTAA